The Halalkalibacter krulwichiae genome has a segment encoding these proteins:
- the terL gene encoding phage terminase large subunit yields the protein MSTLSTNEKQLLLTYLQKHFSPSEIEQLLISHKNNLIGQNGLRKKLAQIDAEYFALAYFPKVFWREFGEFQRELLLELDDLLHKEGQRLIYAVPRNHGKSTIVSFLTPLHLILFKRIRFILLLSASDDLAVALMNDIKAEVTSNEAIIEDFGELKSSEKWSAQEIWLKNDSCIMARGILGTLRGIKWKGLRPQLCLCDDMVTDGMVESESKNEKVKNLFKESVLNLGDSYSNYLLVGTTLSEDDLISDILDPDTTGWKKVRKQAVITFSDALDLWSHWESLYTNREDEDREETAFSYFNEHKEEMLKGTQVLWNERWTYYDLMKKKIDDGEISFWKELMNQPKSAGEYIFQKIQYWKSLPELNELDIVMYIDPAIKAGKRNDFSAITILGEHTKTKQKYILDGSMHKVLPDELFKIAAKKIHTFPVDRIGFETIQAQSYMKQKFEEALWKESLYLPIIGVHSKGKKESRIESLQPEVNSGDILFNSDNHTYNTQIKDYSSKSKFDDCPDSLFGAVQMLKGNKRIQTIDRKMLGI from the coding sequence TTGAGCACATTAAGCACAAATGAAAAACAACTTCTTCTCACATATCTTCAAAAACATTTCTCTCCTTCTGAAATAGAACAACTCCTCATTTCACACAAAAATAATCTCATTGGTCAGAATGGTTTACGGAAAAAGCTCGCACAAATAGATGCTGAGTACTTTGCATTAGCTTACTTTCCTAAAGTGTTCTGGAGAGAATTTGGTGAGTTTCAACGTGAACTATTATTAGAGTTAGATGATCTTCTCCATAAAGAAGGACAACGTTTAATCTACGCAGTCCCACGTAATCACGGAAAATCCACTATAGTTTCCTTCCTTACACCTCTTCATTTAATCCTTTTCAAGCGTATTCGATTCATTTTATTACTTTCTGCTTCAGATGATTTAGCAGTAGCATTAATGAATGATATTAAGGCTGAGGTAACTTCTAATGAAGCAATTATTGAAGACTTTGGAGAATTAAAGTCTAGTGAAAAGTGGTCAGCGCAAGAGATATGGCTAAAGAATGATTCATGTATCATGGCTAGAGGTATCCTTGGAACTCTCAGGGGGATCAAATGGAAAGGTCTTAGACCACAGCTTTGTCTTTGTGATGATATGGTTACTGATGGAATGGTTGAATCTGAATCTAAGAATGAAAAGGTTAAAAACTTATTCAAAGAATCGGTTCTTAATTTAGGTGATTCTTATTCTAACTATCTCCTAGTAGGGACAACTTTATCAGAAGATGATTTAATTTCAGACATTCTTGATCCTGATACTACTGGTTGGAAAAAGGTTAGAAAGCAAGCGGTCATTACTTTTAGTGATGCGTTAGATTTATGGAGCCATTGGGAATCACTCTATACAAATAGGGAAGATGAGGATAGGGAAGAAACAGCTTTTTCTTATTTCAATGAGCATAAAGAGGAAATGTTAAAAGGTACTCAAGTTTTATGGAATGAACGTTGGACTTACTATGACTTAATGAAAAAGAAAATAGATGATGGTGAGATATCATTTTGGAAAGAGTTAATGAATCAACCTAAATCTGCAGGTGAATACATATTCCAAAAGATTCAATATTGGAAGTCTCTACCTGAGTTAAATGAATTAGATATTGTTATGTATATAGATCCAGCCATTAAAGCTGGTAAAAGGAATGACTTTAGCGCAATAACCATTCTTGGAGAACATACGAAAACGAAACAAAAATATATTCTTGATGGTTCTATGCACAAAGTCTTACCTGATGAACTATTCAAAATAGCAGCGAAGAAAATACATACGTTTCCTGTTGATCGTATTGGATTTGAAACGATTCAAGCACAGTCATACATGAAACAAAAATTTGAAGAAGCGCTATGGAAGGAAAGTTTGTACCTTCCTATTATTGGTGTGCATTCAAAAGGAAAGAAAGAATCTAGAATTGAATCATTACAGCCGGAAGTGAACTCAGGTGACATTCTTTTCAATTCTGATAATCATACGTACAACACTCAAATAAAGGATTATTCTTCTAAATCCAAATTTGATGATTGTCCAGATAGCTTATTTGGTGCTGTTCAGATGCTAAAAGGGAATAAACGCATTCAAACGATAGATAGAAAAATGTTAGGAATATAG
- a CDS encoding recombinase family protein, with protein sequence MKYGYARVSTVGQDLESQINSLKNEGCEIIYDEKFTGTKSDRPQFQELLSKLSKGDTLVVTKLDRFARSTVDAIQTVKRLFEKGVKVHVLNMGLVEDTPTGRLIFNIMSSFAEFERDMIVERTQEGKAIAKQREDFREGRPNKYSKKQIEHALELLETNSYKQVEERTGISKSTLIRAKKKAVTDK encoded by the coding sequence ATGAAATATGGTTACGCAAGAGTATCAACAGTTGGTCAAGATTTAGAATCGCAGATCAATTCTTTAAAGAATGAAGGTTGTGAAATTATCTATGATGAAAAGTTTACTGGTACTAAATCAGATAGACCACAATTTCAGGAGTTGCTTTCTAAATTAAGTAAAGGTGATACTCTTGTTGTAACTAAATTAGACCGCTTTGCACGTTCCACAGTAGATGCTATTCAAACAGTTAAAAGGTTATTTGAAAAGGGTGTAAAGGTTCATGTGCTTAATATGGGGCTAGTGGAAGATACACCAACAGGTAGACTTATCTTTAACATTATGAGTTCATTTGCTGAGTTTGAGCGTGATATGATAGTGGAACGTACACAAGAAGGTAAGGCTATTGCTAAGCAGCGTGAGGACTTCAGAGAAGGAAGACCAAACAAGTATAGTAAGAAGCAAATAGAGCACGCTCTAGAGCTATTAGAAACTAACTCTTATAAGCAAGTAGAAGAAAGAACAGGAATTAGTAAAAGTACATTAATTAGAGCCAAGAAGAAGGCGGTCACAGATAAGTGA
- a CDS encoding helix-turn-helix domain-containing protein yields MLKDNQLKAIRMYYEGMHTVQQIAEECGYADRKSIYNLLKKPEAQEYIDSLATESLHDALNTFKVSSKKLSKELVKMANGEIKDNKTVYARLQAIQSILEKAGLNSKTLIIEDKKSNDEDYNELMDMLKDKKEEE; encoded by the coding sequence ATGTTAAAAGATAATCAATTAAAAGCTATCAGAATGTATTATGAAGGTATGCACACTGTACAACAGATTGCTGAGGAGTGTGGCTATGCTGATCGTAAATCAATTTATAATCTTTTGAAGAAACCGGAGGCACAAGAATACATAGATTCTTTAGCAACTGAATCATTACATGATGCTCTTAATACATTTAAGGTATCAAGTAAGAAACTGTCTAAAGAACTTGTTAAAATGGCAAATGGTGAGATTAAGGATAACAAAACAGTCTATGCACGTTTACAAGCTATTCAGTCAATCTTGGAGAAGGCTGGGCTTAACAGTAAGACTTTAATCATTGAAGATAAGAAAAGCAATGACGAAGATTACAATGAGCTTATGGATATGTTGAAGGATAAGAAGGAAGAAGAGTAA
- a CDS encoding DUF4177 domain-containing protein: MEYKTVKLNPVESKKSFRDLEFELNDHTKGGWRLHSFIPQINEGNTDVNIAIFERDDS, from the coding sequence TTGGAGTATAAAACGGTAAAATTGAACCCTGTAGAGAGTAAGAAGTCATTTAGAGACCTTGAATTTGAGTTAAATGATCACACTAAAGGTGGTTGGAGATTGCATAGCTTTATTCCTCAAATTAATGAGGGAAATACAGATGTTAATATTGCTATTTTTGAAAGAGATGATAGTTAG
- a CDS encoding helix-turn-helix domain-containing protein has translation MLGIEYIPRTFKMKYKELAEELGVSPASMNYWVKGKKKIPKERLEQLSQIFNLPSSYFQKELNRVEIIDVELAYYDKLSKEEMQTITETGFDYEEEEHFYYEVTIDPYETERKYLRYKRVKEELLLQTENMLFKPVEVNNDDNENLNELMSVIRNASYMEILEHFNRVFEKGELEHIEVLQVMMEALCIFGNKPSIANNSKLKKLADDMRELLMEHGVTIPIKSKK, from the coding sequence TTGCTTGGAATTGAATATATACCAAGAACATTTAAAATGAAATATAAAGAATTGGCAGAAGAACTAGGAGTTAGTCCCGCGAGTATGAATTATTGGGTAAAAGGTAAAAAGAAAATACCTAAAGAAAGATTGGAACAACTTTCTCAAATTTTTAACTTGCCTTCTAGTTATTTTCAAAAAGAATTAAATAGAGTCGAAATAATTGATGTTGAACTAGCGTACTATGACAAGCTTTCTAAAGAAGAAATGCAAACGATAACTGAAACAGGGTTTGATTATGAAGAAGAAGAGCATTTTTACTATGAAGTAACAATTGATCCTTATGAAACAGAAAGGAAATATTTAAGGTACAAGAGGGTAAAAGAAGAGTTATTATTACAAACTGAAAATATGTTATTCAAGCCAGTCGAAGTAAATAATGATGACAATGAAAATTTAAATGAATTAATGAGTGTAATTCGAAATGCATCTTACATGGAAATTTTAGAGCATTTTAACAGGGTTTTTGAAAAAGGTGAATTGGAGCATATAGAGGTATTACAAGTGATGATGGAAGCTCTTTGTATATTTGGAAATAAACCTTCAATTGCTAATAATTCAAAATTAAAAAAGTTAGCCGATGATATGAGAGAACTACTCATGGAGCATGGAGTTACAATACCAATTAAGAGTAAGAAATAA
- a CDS encoding helix-turn-helix domain-containing protein, with the protein MQKRIMIKQNEFQKLRQFKQFTNVSDMNKHLNAHCKNPSLNRNERQFLRLLSQYSTFDTHTGACWRKVSELANELELSERSISRYTAKLVDLGVLQVVETYTLTKSNRAKQGANIFIILPCANVKSESEKGDDRKTSLIKTQKQSNTSKPIRKAEPKLEQLNESFVPNHIPSEFVKATKPFYGADMIFKLWGKVLLAADKTGTHDVLGSLSTIITTFKGCVFYKKRNRIKKDFVGYVYSAFERAMIEQRRREVSNPPSWLVNAV; encoded by the coding sequence ATGCAAAAAAGAATCATGATCAAACAAAATGAGTTTCAAAAACTACGTCAGTTCAAACAGTTTACTAATGTATCAGATATGAACAAGCATCTTAACGCACATTGTAAAAATCCATCACTCAACCGTAATGAGCGTCAATTCCTTCGATTATTGTCTCAATACTCAACTTTTGATACTCATACTGGTGCTTGTTGGAGAAAGGTATCAGAGCTAGCAAATGAACTTGAACTATCTGAGCGTTCGATTTCACGATATACGGCTAAATTAGTTGATCTGGGAGTTCTTCAAGTGGTTGAGACCTATACCCTTACCAAATCAAACAGAGCTAAACAGGGAGCTAATATCTTCATTATATTACCTTGTGCCAACGTAAAAAGTGAAAGTGAAAAAGGGGATGACAGAAAGACTAGCTTAATTAAAACTCAAAAACAATCTAATACTTCCAAACCAATACGTAAAGCAGAACCGAAACTTGAGCAATTAAATGAATCATTTGTTCCGAATCATATTCCAAGTGAATTTGTTAAAGCTACAAAGCCATTCTACGGTGCTGACATGATATTCAAACTATGGGGAAAGGTATTGCTTGCAGCAGATAAAACAGGCACACATGATGTTCTAGGTAGTCTTAGCACTATTATTACCACGTTCAAAGGGTGTGTGTTTTACAAGAAACGAAACAGAATCAAAAAGGACTTTGTAGGCTATGTGTATTCTGCGTTTGAGAGGGCTATGATTGAGCAGAGAAGGAGAGAAGTTAGCAATCCTCCTAGTTGGTTGGTGAATGCTGTATGA
- the queF gene encoding preQ(1) synthase has protein sequence MSGRKDEDLQGVTLLGNQGTNYDFSYNPSVLEVFENNHPNRDYFVKFNCPEFTSLCPKTNQPDFATIYISYIPDIKMVESKSLKLYLFSFRNHGDFHEDCMNIIMNDLIELMDPRYIEVWGKFTPRGGISIDPYTNYGKPGTKYEKMAEYRMMNHDLYPETVDNR, from the coding sequence ATGAGCGGTAGAAAAGATGAAGATTTACAAGGTGTAACACTACTAGGAAATCAAGGGACAAATTATGACTTCTCATATAATCCATCAGTATTAGAAGTATTTGAAAACAACCATCCAAATCGCGATTACTTTGTAAAGTTTAATTGTCCTGAATTTACATCCTTATGTCCGAAGACAAATCAACCGGATTTTGCAACGATTTATATAAGTTATATTCCTGATATCAAAATGGTTGAAAGCAAGTCGTTAAAGCTATATTTATTCAGTTTTCGTAACCACGGAGATTTCCACGAAGATTGTATGAATATTATTATGAATGATTTAATTGAGTTAATGGATCCGCGATATATTGAAGTATGGGGAAAGTTTACCCCGCGTGGTGGTATTAGCATCGATCCTTATACAAATTATGGCAAGCCTGGAACAAAGTATGAAAAAATGGCTGAATACCGCATGATGAACCATGACTTGTATCCGGAAACGGTAGATAATAGATAA
- the queE gene encoding 7-carboxy-7-deazaguanine synthase QueE, which produces MMKVPVMEVFGPTIQGEGMVIGQKTMFVRTGGCDYSCSWCDSSFTWDGTLRSQLMNVNEIIRKLEEVGGERFSHVTISGGNPALHKGIGELVEACHQKGWKVAIETQGSIWQNWMMLVDDVTISPKPPSSNMETDFEKLDYYIEQLTGHNVSLKVVVFNDQDFTYAKMIHKRYPSVPFFLQIGNNSVETDDNETLLSNLLNRYEWLIEKTTESVSMNNARVLPQLHTLLWGNKRGV; this is translated from the coding sequence ATAATGAAAGTTCCGGTTATGGAGGTTTTTGGGCCGACCATTCAAGGTGAAGGTATGGTTATTGGTCAAAAGACAATGTTTGTCAGAACAGGAGGATGTGACTATTCTTGTTCATGGTGTGATTCAAGCTTTACTTGGGATGGTACGCTAAGAAGCCAATTAATGAATGTAAATGAAATTATTCGTAAACTTGAAGAGGTTGGTGGAGAGCGTTTCTCTCATGTAACGATATCTGGTGGAAATCCAGCTCTTCATAAAGGCATAGGAGAGCTAGTAGAAGCGTGTCATCAAAAAGGCTGGAAAGTAGCAATTGAAACACAAGGGTCGATTTGGCAGAATTGGATGATGCTCGTTGATGATGTCACAATTTCGCCTAAGCCGCCCAGTTCAAACATGGAAACGGATTTTGAAAAGCTAGATTATTATATTGAACAATTAACTGGTCACAATGTGAGTTTAAAAGTAGTTGTGTTTAATGATCAAGACTTCACTTATGCCAAAATGATTCACAAGCGTTATCCGTCGGTCCCTTTTTTCTTACAAATTGGAAATAATTCGGTTGAGACGGATGACAATGAAACACTCTTATCAAATTTGTTGAATCGTTATGAATGGTTGATAGAAAAAACAACTGAATCAGTGAGTATGAATAATGCTCGAGTATTGCCACAGCTTCATACCCTTCTTTGGGGGAATAAGCGCGGCGTATAA
- the queD gene encoding 6-carboxytetrahydropterin synthase QueD, with protein sequence MMQQFYPQIHHHYRYELNKDMHLAAAHFISDDAAGQCQHTHGHTYFINITVVGDALDELGFLINFKRIKDIVHKRYDHSVLNDHPEYKEVYPTTERVAEQIWTAIQTELKQLPHQPKCLQVVVRETPTSYVVYRPKPEEL encoded by the coding sequence ATGATGCAGCAATTTTATCCTCAAATTCACCATCATTATCGATATGAATTAAATAAAGACATGCATTTAGCAGCGGCTCATTTTATTTCAGACGATGCTGCTGGTCAATGTCAACATACGCATGGTCATACGTACTTTATTAATATTACGGTTGTGGGCGATGCTTTAGATGAATTAGGCTTTTTAATTAACTTTAAAAGAATTAAAGATATCGTACACAAAAGATATGATCATAGCGTCTTAAATGATCATCCTGAATATAAAGAGGTTTATCCAACTACTGAAAGAGTAGCAGAGCAAATTTGGACAGCGATTCAAACCGAATTAAAACAATTGCCTCACCAACCTAAGTGTTTGCAGGTAGTCGTTCGTGAAACACCGACAAGTTATGTTGTGTATCGTCCTAAGCCGGAGGAGTTATAA
- the queC gene encoding 7-cyano-7-deazaguanine synthase QueC: protein MRNEKAVVVFSGGQDSTTCLLWALDQFKEVATVTFDYGQRHLDEINCAREIAEELGVSFHVLDMKLINQLSANALTRKDIEVTAGEEGELPSTFVPGRNHLFLSFAAVYAQTIGARHIITGVCETDFSGYPDCRDSFVKSLNVTLNLAMDEQFVIHTPLMWLNKAETWKLADELNALDFVREKTLTCYHGIRGDGCGNCPACDLRKKGLESYLEKKQGGTKL from the coding sequence ATGAGAAATGAGAAGGCAGTAGTCGTATTTAGTGGTGGCCAAGATAGTACGACTTGCCTATTATGGGCGCTTGATCAATTCAAAGAAGTAGCTACGGTTACTTTTGATTATGGACAACGCCATCTTGATGAAATTAATTGTGCACGTGAAATTGCGGAAGAATTAGGTGTGTCCTTTCATGTACTAGATATGAAGTTGATTAACCAATTATCAGCTAATGCTCTAACTCGTAAGGATATTGAAGTGACAGCAGGAGAAGAGGGAGAACTGCCTTCAACGTTTGTTCCTGGTCGAAACCACCTATTCCTATCTTTCGCTGCTGTTTATGCTCAAACGATTGGAGCGCGTCACATCATTACAGGAGTTTGTGAAACTGATTTTAGCGGTTATCCAGATTGCCGTGATAGTTTTGTCAAATCATTAAATGTTACGTTAAATTTAGCAATGGATGAGCAATTTGTCATTCATACACCGTTAATGTGGTTGAATAAGGCGGAGACATGGAAGTTAGCAGACGAGCTCAATGCTCTAGACTTTGTTAGAGAGAAGACGTTAACTTGTTATCATGGAATTCGCGGTGATGGTTGCGGCAATTGTCCTGCCTGTGATTTACGAAAAAAAGGCTTAGAATCTTATCTTGAAAAGAAACAAGGAGGGACAAAGCTATGA
- a CDS encoding aminopeptidase, translating into MSNFQEKLEKYAELAVKVGVNIQKGQTLCVRTPISAAEFVRMVAKKAYEAGAKHVHVEWSDEELTKTKFEIAPDEAFHEVQEWVAKGYEEMAENGAAFLSITGSDPDLLKDVDPERVSNANKASGKAMQGFRSYIMSDKISWSIVAVPSEGWAKKVFPDANDAVEQLWEAIFSATRVNEADPVAAWQAHLDLLDEKMNTLNEKHFHALHYTAEGTDLVIELPETHLWVSGGSVNKEGIAFVANMPTEEVFTSAKKTGVNGTVLSTKPLNYGGTLINNFSLTFKDGKVIDYKAEEGYETLKRLLSTDEGSSFIGEVALVPHKSPISDTNILFYNTLFDENASNHLALGSAYAFCIEGGKEMSKEELEKNGLNTSLTHVDFMMGSADMNIDGVYEDGKREPIFRDGNWAI; encoded by the coding sequence ATGAGCAATTTCCAAGAAAAATTAGAGAAATACGCCGAGCTTGCAGTCAAGGTTGGAGTTAATATTCAAAAAGGACAAACACTTTGTGTTCGTACTCCTATTTCAGCGGCAGAGTTCGTACGAATGGTTGCAAAAAAAGCCTATGAAGCAGGAGCAAAGCATGTTCATGTTGAGTGGAGTGATGAAGAGCTGACAAAAACGAAATTTGAGATAGCTCCAGACGAAGCTTTTCATGAAGTACAAGAATGGGTCGCAAAGGGCTATGAAGAAATGGCAGAAAACGGAGCTGCCTTCCTTAGTATTACAGGATCTGATCCCGATTTATTAAAAGACGTCGATCCTGAACGTGTATCAAATGCGAATAAAGCAAGTGGTAAAGCAATGCAAGGCTTTCGCTCTTATATTATGTCTGATAAAATCAGCTGGTCCATTGTTGCTGTTCCTTCAGAAGGATGGGCAAAAAAGGTATTCCCTGATGCAAATGATGCAGTAGAGCAACTCTGGGAGGCCATTTTCTCAGCTACCAGAGTAAATGAAGCTGACCCTGTTGCAGCATGGCAAGCCCACCTAGACCTTTTAGATGAAAAAATGAATACATTAAATGAAAAGCATTTTCATGCTCTTCATTACACGGCAGAAGGAACCGATTTAGTAATTGAGCTTCCAGAAACTCATCTATGGGTTAGCGGCGGCAGTGTCAACAAAGAAGGAATTGCTTTTGTTGCCAACATGCCAACAGAAGAAGTATTTACTTCGGCAAAGAAAACGGGTGTAAATGGAACGGTATTAAGCACAAAGCCTCTTAATTACGGCGGGACACTTATTAACAACTTCTCTTTAACATTTAAAGACGGTAAGGTTATTGACTACAAAGCAGAGGAAGGGTACGAAACGTTAAAACGTTTATTGAGTACTGATGAAGGATCAAGTTTTATTGGTGAAGTAGCCCTTGTTCCGCATAAATCACCAATTTCAGATACAAATATTCTTTTCTACAATACATTATTTGACGAGAATGCCTCAAACCACCTCGCCCTAGGTTCTGCCTACGCATTCTGCATCGAAGGCGGAAAAGAAATGTCAAAAGAAGAACTCGAGAAAAACGGCTTAAACACAAGCTTAACGCATGTTGACTTCATGATGGGTTCAGCGGATATGAACATCGACGGGGTGTACGAAGACGGGAAACGTGAGCCGATCTTCCGTGATGGGAACTGGGCTATTTAA
- a CDS encoding DNA alkylation repair protein has product MAEPYLCPNCKTNRSRFNLIQQVVTPVKIDSKSGDVLEQYQNNEEGPLHMPYRGPELRVQCATCGLIEDERMFIKRAQQQ; this is encoded by the coding sequence ATAGCTGAACCTTATTTATGTCCTAATTGTAAGACAAATCGTTCTCGTTTTAATTTGATCCAGCAAGTTGTTACTCCCGTAAAAATTGATTCGAAGAGTGGTGACGTTCTAGAGCAATATCAAAACAATGAAGAAGGACCACTGCACATGCCGTATCGTGGACCTGAACTTCGTGTTCAATGTGCAACATGCGGATTAATTGAAGACGAGAGAATGTTCATTAAGAGAGCACAACAACAATAA
- a CDS encoding alpha/beta hydrolase, with amino-acid sequence MKRICQKLRIWMMVASLGLIMSSLLVVLYVHYLAHTEAGKVPPKTAVLLHAIHHNLVTPDMKAPKFFSSRGTSKFTSEMIEIPVSDGSSIDSKIYKPKAEGPHPIILYYHGGAFMEGYGNIHTHDNIVRSLAARTNSIVIAVGYRVAPAHPFPAAIEDSYDALVWAYNQAEELGGDVENIAVAGDSAGGNIATVVTLMARDRNGPNIKAQALLYPLTTFQDIEFDSRLKYDSGYYLLSRNVMLRARETYTPDESMWIHEYTSPLDASNLYGLPPAIVITAEFDPLRDEGEAYAEKLFEHGVPVEAIRYNGVMHGFISFYEVMYRGNHGLAETSRFLRTAFAEEPTYESYQLQVYDGTTTSTLKVRDQVEAYAIGSFLLGKQAIALFGQ; translated from the coding sequence GTGAAGAGGATATGTCAAAAGCTTAGAATATGGATGATGGTTGCGTCACTTGGCCTAATTATGAGCTCATTACTTGTTGTGCTTTATGTTCATTATTTGGCTCATACGGAAGCTGGGAAGGTACCGCCTAAAACTGCGGTATTACTTCATGCAATTCACCACAATTTAGTAACTCCTGACATGAAAGCTCCTAAATTCTTTTCTTCAAGAGGAACTTCAAAGTTTACAAGTGAGATGATTGAAATTCCAGTATCTGATGGAAGTAGTATTGATTCAAAAATATACAAACCTAAAGCAGAAGGCCCACATCCGATCATTCTTTATTATCACGGCGGGGCATTCATGGAAGGGTATGGAAATATTCATACTCATGACAATATCGTTCGCTCGTTAGCAGCTAGAACTAATAGTATAGTGATCGCCGTTGGATACAGAGTAGCACCTGCTCATCCTTTTCCAGCTGCGATAGAAGATAGTTATGATGCGCTCGTTTGGGCGTATAATCAAGCGGAGGAGCTTGGTGGTGATGTGGAAAATATTGCTGTTGCGGGTGATAGTGCTGGAGGCAATATTGCTACAGTAGTAACGTTGATGGCAAGAGACCGGAATGGCCCAAATATTAAAGCTCAGGCATTGTTGTACCCATTAACAACATTTCAAGATATTGAATTTGACTCTAGACTGAAATATGATAGTGGCTATTATTTATTATCTCGAAACGTGATGCTCAGAGCTCGTGAAACTTATACTCCTGATGAATCAATGTGGATCCATGAATATACTTCACCTTTAGATGCATCTAATTTGTACGGATTACCACCCGCAATCGTAATTACCGCTGAATTTGATCCATTAAGGGATGAAGGAGAAGCTTATGCTGAGAAATTATTTGAGCATGGAGTACCTGTTGAGGCCATCCGTTATAATGGTGTAATGCATGGGTTTATATCCTTTTATGAAGTGATGTATCGTGGTAACCATGGTCTTGCTGAGACGTCTAGATTTTTACGTACAGCTTTTGCAGAAGAACCAACGTATGAGTCATATCAATTACAAGTTTACGATGGGACGACAACGAGTACGTTAAAAGTAAGAGATCAAGTTGAAGCCTACGCAATAGGTAGCTTTTTATTAGGAAAACAAGCAATTGCATTATTTGGACAATAG
- the msrA gene encoding peptide-methionine (S)-S-oxide reductase MsrA yields MEETKYEKATFAGGCFWCMVQPFDQQPGIIKVRSGYMGGHIPNPTYEDVKSGESDHLEVVQITYDPSQFSYEKLLSLYWPQIDPTDPDGQFHDRGSQYRTAIFYHNDEQKKAAEHSKRQVEESGRFNKPIVTEIRKAEPFYIAEEYHQDFYKKSPTEYKEERLQSGRDEFISSNWK; encoded by the coding sequence ATGGAGGAGACTAAATATGAGAAAGCTACATTTGCAGGAGGTTGTTTTTGGTGTATGGTTCAGCCTTTTGATCAGCAACCTGGTATTATCAAAGTGAGATCCGGTTACATGGGTGGACATATTCCAAATCCAACTTATGAAGACGTTAAAAGCGGAGAAAGTGATCATCTAGAAGTAGTTCAAATTACATACGATCCGTCTCAGTTCTCTTACGAAAAACTTCTATCATTATATTGGCCGCAAATTGATCCAACAGATCCTGATGGTCAATTTCATGATCGCGGATCACAGTATCGTACAGCGATCTTTTACCATAATGATGAGCAAAAAAAAGCTGCAGAACATTCAAAAAGACAAGTTGAAGAAAGTGGCCGATTTAACAAACCGATTGTCACAGAAATTAGGAAGGCTGAGCCATTCTATATTGCTGAAGAGTATCATCAAGACTTCTATAAAAAAAGTCCAACTGAATATAAGGAAGAACGGTTACAATCAGGGAGGGATGAATTTATTTCATCTAACTGGAAGTAA
- a CDS encoding YuzF family protein, whose protein sequence is MQHQPASHGDATARPQMISSVDPFVFQTLQSVMGCHIVIQTTKGIVRGTVTDVKPDHVVISAHHHTFFVRIQEIVWIMPS, encoded by the coding sequence ATGCAACACCAGCCAGCAAGCCATGGGGATGCTACAGCTCGTCCTCAGATGATTTCTAGTGTGGATCCTTTTGTGTTTCAAACTCTCCAATCCGTAATGGGTTGCCACATCGTCATTCAAACGACAAAAGGGATCGTCCGGGGTACTGTAACTGATGTTAAACCGGACCACGTTGTGATATCAGCACATCACCATACTTTTTTCGTTCGAATTCAAGAAATTGTTTGGATTATGCCTTCATAG
- a CDS encoding HesB/YadR/YfhF family protein, whose translation MNIHITKPAIQWFKEEFNLNEKTEYIRFFARYGGCGSIQSGFSLGISHDTEIPSDIGVEEVVDGIHFYISEEDIWYFKGYDLKVKYSRKNDEIEFVYEGE comes from the coding sequence TTGAATATACACATTACAAAACCGGCAATTCAGTGGTTTAAAGAAGAGTTTAATCTAAATGAAAAAACAGAGTACATCCGCTTTTTTGCAAGATATGGTGGTTGTGGTTCGATACAAAGTGGGTTTTCTTTAGGAATTAGTCATGATACAGAAATTCCTTCTGATATTGGCGTGGAAGAGGTCGTGGATGGAATCCATTTCTATATTTCTGAAGAAGATATTTGGTATTTCAAAGGGTATGATCTGAAAGTGAAATATAGCCGAAAAAATGATGAAATTGAATTTGTTTATGAAGGGGAATAA